The Sulfitobacter sp. SK011 genome contains the following window.
AAAAACCCAAGGATTTGAGTGTGCTAAACAAATGTACAGTCGGCGACGCCCCAGATATCAAACTCTTGGGTTTCCGGCGTTTAAAGAGAAAAGCCATATATTTCGTTCTATTTTTGGTTGTGCCGTTGCCAGCATGTGGGCCGGGCTTTGTAAGTGAACAAGCCCGCAACTAGTGTCGTGGTTGCGTTGTGAAGTCAAGGGTTGGAAACTTCCTTCGCCAACGCTGGAATATGCAAAAAACTGACCATTCAATCTTTGCAAAACGATCTTATTAAGAATTTCATCTGATCTCCGGCGCAAAATATCCGCTCAAAAGCGTTTTAGTTTGACGCTTCGATTAGCTTACCCCTTGGCCAACGTATCGGAGATTAATTAGCTAGAAAATGCTCGAAATACTAGACGGTTTGAGAAATTAATTTCAACAATAGAATTCTACGACTACGCCCATCCTGCCTCTGATAAACGCAACAGTCCCAGTTGACGATGCGCGCGACGTTACCGCATGCAGGATGCTTGCAGAATACGAGCTGGTGGACTGAGCCGCCCGATCAGGGATCGAGCACGGCGATGCCGAACCCCTCGCGCCCAAAGGCATTGCCGTTATACAGCAAATATACCGTATCCATGAGGCGAAACATATGAGGATAGCACAGCATCTCACTGTCCCAGGCACCGGGCGCTGAGGACTCAATTGCGGCCATATCATCGCGCTCCCAAGTCTCCAGATCATCAGACCAGGCAGCGCCGATACGGTACCCCCGCGTACTGTCCGTGCGAAACCCGTGAGCCTCCCGGTAACAGAACAGCATGAGATACCGGCCATTCACCTCAATGACTGTTGGCAGAGCCTGACATTCGTCCGGGTTGAGCCGATCCGTGATGATCTGACGGCCATCCCGCTGCCAGTTGATGCCGTCACGTGATGTGGCATGCGCGATCTTATAGACGCGGTCCGGAGGATCCTCGGGAGTGAATTTTTCCCATTTGGTACCGAAAATATACCACATGTGATAAGTGCTTGCGAAGCGCTGAACGAAGGCATCGCCCACCAGAAAGGGTTCGTGGAGCCCGGCTGCCAGAACTGGACCAGAGCCCGTTCTCTCAAAGCTGTCGCCATCATCCTTGCTGATGGCAAGGCCAATGGCCATGTCGATGTCGACGCTGATTTTCCTGCTCCACCCGCTGGTGTAACCGTACACTAGGTCATCAACACGAAGGATATTCATCGGAAATATTCCATGCTCATCGAAAGCACCCAGAGCCCCGTCCGAAATAATGTCCGTTTTTTTCACCCTCAGCACCCGGCTGAAGGACTCGTCAAAATCGGCATATCTGATCGTGCTGATGAATTTACCATTTTGAGATCTCTTTCTCGTAGAAAAGAATACACGGATAAAATCATCAAAAACCAGTGCCTGAGGACCTTGGGCGAACCCGATGATTTCATCACCCAAATCCCACTCATCCGGGTTGAAGAGATGTCCCAGCTTGCGCCATTGCATCAGGTCAAATCCCCCTTCAGGCGGGCAAGCCCGATACCATGGCGCCCCACCTGATTTCCGAGATAGAGCATATAAATTTGCTCATCCAACTCGAAAACGGTCGGGTACGCGACCATATCGGCATCCCAACCCGTGGTCGACACATCAATCCCTACCTTTGAATCGTCTCGCTCCCAGTGAACCATATCCTCTGATCTTGCGTAGCCAATGCGGTATGTTCTATCTTTTGCAAACCTGAAGTCCGTGGCTTCGCGATAGCAGAAGAACATGTGATATACACCGTTTCTCAGCAAGACATCACCACAGGCTTGGGCCTCATCCTCTCCCAGTTTGTCAGGAATGATGTTTTGATCAAGTCGGTCCCAGTTCAGCCCATCCTGCGAGCGGGCGAGCCGCAGTTTATAGATGATCTCCGGGCGGTCCTCCGAGATGAACCACTTCACGCCAGCCGTGTATATAAGGTACCAAATATTATCATATTTCCGGATCTTGGGCGAGGTGACCACGAAGGGATCGTTCAGAGAGTGACCCAAAACGGGCCCTTTGCCCTCTTTTTCGAACGTCTTGCCGCCATCATTACTTCGGGAACGACCGATCGAAACATTGAAGGGCACGGATTCACATCGCGACCATCCCCCATAATAGGCATAAACCGTGCTATCCTCATCCCTGATTGTTGAAATCGGATATGTACCGAACTCATCGAACGTCCCCAGATCTCCGAGAAGCATGATCGGTTTTTCGGCCAATTCAACGATTTCAAAAAGGTCTTTGCGATTCAAATCAGCGTAATTGCCGTAACTGACAAACTGTCCTTCGGCATCAGGTTTGGGACGGCAGCAGAAATAAACTCGGACGAAGTCATCATGAACGATCACATTGGGAGCCTGGGCGTACTCCCAGAACCATTCAGGGCGATCCTTCAGGGATTCCACATCAATGACCAGGCCCAGCTTTTCCCATTCAAACATCAAGATATCCTCGTTCGCGCATTATTTTTCCAATTGCTTGTGGCAAAAGCGCGTTCTCGGCCAGAAAGACGCGCCCCCCCAAATCCCAAGCCGTCTCGTTCTTTCTGGTTCTTATTTTATGCTGCAAGATTAATTCCCCACCATCCACGACAGGCGATACAAAATGTACCGAACATCCAGCAAATTCTTCGTGATTTGTAAGCACCGCTTCCTGAACACGCACCCCATACATGCCTTTGCCCCCGTATGCTGGAAGTAGCGATGGATGGGTATTAATCATCTTCATGTGATATTTGGCGCAAATGTCCTGAGGGATTACAGGCATGAAGCCCGCAAGCACAATCAAATCCGTATCTTCGGGAACTTCGCGATCAAAGGCTTCAAAGAAGCTACGCTGCAAGCGCGACTTTTCAAGAACGATCCGGGGAATGTCATTATCTCGGGCGCGTTCAAGAGCTTTGCAATCGCGATCCACAATCAACTTGGTGATCGTGAAACCGACACTCTTCTGGCTGTCGATAAGTGCCTGGAAATTACCACCACCACCTGAACAACACACACATACTTTGAATGTTTTTCCCATACGCCACTCTCAATTGAACGTGAGTGCCGAAGAGGCACGCACCCACGTCTCCTACCTCAGACACGACATGAACGGAAATACTAAACGCGTTGTTCATGCGTCTGCAAGAGTTCAGTCGATTGTGCCATTTCAGGTCGTTTTTGAGGGTTTTTCAAACCACCAAGAGTTGTTAAGCACAGTTTAATGAAACATCCGCACATCGCCGTGCCCTAACTACCAAGGAGAAGAAAATGGCCGTAGAACGTGACTATGACGCAGAACTCAAGGACACGGCAGATCATCGCTACGCATATAACTTTGATCTGGATGTAATGCATAAATACATGGTGCGCTCCTGTGAGCCGTTTTTCAGGCCGGGGTCCGTGTTGGAATTGGGCAGCTATATGGGTGATTTTACCCGCCGCCTGGTCTCGCGTTTCGATGACGTCACCTGCGTTGAAGCCTCACGCGAGGCTGTGACAAAATCACGTGCTACACTGCCTGACACGGTTGAACTTCATCAGGGACTTTTTGAAACGATCGACTTGCCAAGACGCTACGACAATATCGTACTGACCCATGTCCTCGAGCATCTTGACGACCCTGTCCATGTCATGCAGCGCATCAATACTGAATGGCTGGCACCAGGGGGGCGATTCTTTCTGATCTGTCCAAACGCCAATGCGCCGTCGCGTCAAATTGCCGTAAAGATGGGCCTGATCACGCATAATGCGGCCATCACCCCCGCCGAAGAGGCCCATGGCCACCGAATTACCTATAGCCTAGATACATTGGAGCGCGATGCGGCGGCGGCAGGCCTCAAGATCGTGCACCGCTCCGGTATTTTCTTCAAGGCATTGGCGAATTTTCAATGGGATCAGCTGCTGAACACCGACATCATCTCGGATGAGTACCTCGATGGGTGCTTCATGCTGGGCCAGCAATACCCCGATCTGTGCTCGAGCATATTCCTCGTCTGTGAGGCTGGTGAAGGAAGGGGCTGACAAAGCCCTTTCCGTTCGAAGGCGACCGGGCTTTTCCAGCCGAGTGCTGAATGGCGTCGCCGTGGATTGTAGAGCTCGTTGACATATTCAAAGATCGACATCTCAGCTTGTTTTCGCGTTTTCCATGATCGCCGCCAGATCAGTTCTGCCTTGATTGTCTTAAAGAACGTCTTAACCGCCGCATTATCATAGCAATTTCCTTTTCCACTCAGCGACGCTTTAAACGCGTGCTGGCGCAGGATCTTCTGATATTCATGCGAACAATACTGGGCTGCCGCGTTCCGTATGATGAATGCGGCCTTAGATCTGTTCTCTTCCTAGCGATGTTTGCTATGAAAGAAACAAGAAAGGGCAACTTGATACAAAGACGAGCTCATGTTCTATGCGTCAGATAAGTCGACATCGTCGCTACTGGCTATATTATTTCTGGCGGGCGATTCTCAAACTGAGCAGAGCAGAGGGTTTTTAACATTACAAAAAACTTCTTCGCAGCCGACCGACATAGTGCATCCAATCTCCCCAACTCATATGTGTGGCGTATTTCTGACGAACATGGCGCAGTTCCTGACGTACGCGCGCGCGGCGGACGCTCTCGCTAACTTGACCGGAGTGCTGCCTGTTAACGACCAGTGGCTCGCATAGTACTTTTGGCAGTCCAAAGCGGAGCGAACACTGCTTGTAATAATCGACGTCCATCAGCCAAATCAGATCTTCATCAAATCTAGGCGCATTCTCGCGGTGCAAGGCCAGCACAGAAGGGCTGCTGATTGTGTTCTTTCCGAACTGGATACGGTCGTGAAACTTTGGGACGAAGGGGCGGATCAGAGTATGGCCGTCGCGGGTGTGCTCAGATCCGGTTACGATCCACTTAACTTCAGGGTCGCCAAAGGCATGAGCAATTTTTGTGAGCGCATCATCACCGTTCAGGAAATCATCTTGAAACAGGATTTTCACAATCTCGTTCTGTGCGGCATTGATCGCAGCGTTTGTATTTGCGGAACCTTGTCTTTTCAGGTGCCGTGTATCTAAATGGCGGACAGTCATATCGGCATAGCTCGAACAGAGATCAGCAATGTTCCTGTCGTCCGATTGATCGGCGACAACCACTTCGAAATTAGGAAAGTTTTGTTTCGCAAGGATGTCCAGTGATACTCGTAAATATTTCGCACCCATCCCATCCATAGAATATGCTGGGATACAAACACTTAAACTTAATGAGCTATCCATTTATACTACCGATATATTTCTGGGGCGAAGACGCAAAGCGACTGGGAACCGACGTGCCAAGCAGCATTGAGTAACTGATATTACGAAGTGTTTCCAATCCGACACTACCGGAGGTAGTGTCGCCTCAAGAAAAATTGTGTTAGTTGCCTGTATGCGACAGTGAAGATCAAACTTTCAGCACTTTTTCAAAGAACATCGCTGTCGGTGATAGTAGAGATTAAAGCGTCGATTACTGGGAACTGCTTTTCGAAAATCTTTGAAACCATGGTCTTATCAACATTTTCAAAAAGCTCGGCAAACTGGCGCTCACGAGCTTTGCTCAAAAACACCCACGACACCATCAAATTACACTTCAGCCCATAGTGCTTTTGATGCAGCTTCTGATCCAATACCTCACGATACTGCAACAAAGACCGCTGCAAAGATTTCCGCGCAGCATTGGAGCGCATCGGCTCCGTTCCTCGATCAACCTCCAATGCATACGCGCGATAACCGTCTAGATACTTGATAGCAAAAAGCTGATCCGGAATCACCGAACCTGTACTGAGCGGGATGGCAAGTGAGCTATCCTTGATGCTCAATATCCGCGCTGCTGGAATGTATTCCAGCCCAGTTTGCATCGCATTGATCTCAATCGCGCTGGAAACAGACGAGGTCCAAAATCCATGCCACCAGTGACCAGCTGGGCGGCAGTGCCGTTCCAGTGGTTGCTCATAGCTGAGATACTCGGAACCTATGGGTGTCAGATCATAGACAAACGGATGGAAGTCAGCCTTGGCGATTTGCTTTTGTTGCGGCGGTAGGAACAAGTACCCTGCCCCTCTGAGGGCCTGTAGGCGGCGCAGGGCGGTATCTTTGCAGCGGTGGGTGTCACGGGTCAGCTCAATCAGGAATTCAGATGATTGCGGACCATGCCGATCAATATGCGCAAACCAGCGCAATTCGCGGGCAGTTGGACGAATGTTTGTTCTGATGGTTGGCGCAGATCTAGACATGGCTCCAAATTAGCCATTTTTAGAGCTCCGGCGAAGGTGCAGTTGGGTCTTCTGGGTCGGTTTCTTCAGCTGGATCTTTTGGTTCAGTTTCAGGTGTTTCGCAATGTTCTTCAGTGCGCTCCCATGGTTCGGCGTAGCTCGCACGGCTGGCCGCCAGGGCGATGGCAGACATGAAGATGACAGGGCAACTATCATAGCGGGTCGCGACCCTGCGCCAATCCTTCAACCGTCCAAACATGTTCTCAACCTTGTGGCGGCTTCGATAAATCTTGGTGACATGTGGGATGGGGGAATGGAAACGGCCCTTACAAGGTCCGCTATCCATCGCGAACCAGTCATCCGACAAAAATCGTCAGATGACCGCTCCGAGCCCGATGCAGACATGTCCCGATTGCCGAGCGAGCAGATGCAGCATGAAAACGTCCGGTGTCATTATCTGCGTCGCAGAAAGAAAAGCGGCCATTCGTTGAAGGCGCAGCGAAATCTTGAGGGCCTATGACCAAATTGTGGACGAAGCGGCCGGTCGGTTATTTTCGCCCAGCCGGTGCTTTCGGGGCGCGGTTCAATCACGACCCACTGCGCCGCCGCAAGGCGGCTTCGAGCCCGGAGTAGCCGCTGCAGTAGTCATCACCAACGTCTCCTTCCTATGCCGTAGCGCCGTCAGCCAATCTGAAGACCTCCACCGGTTCGCGGATGCCCTTGAGCGTGACTTCTCCTGTCGAGACGGAGGTGAAGTCGTCCTCGACGGCGATAGCCGCGCGGGTGCTGAGCAGTATCTCACCGTCTTCAGCCATTTCGCACAGGCGGGAGGCGACGTTGATGGCGGTGCCGGAAGCGGTATAGTCAGACCGGCCCTCGTAGCCCACGATGCCGACGGTGGCGTAGCCCAATGTTACCCCAACGCCAAAGCCCAGTCGGAAGCCCATGCGCTTCCAGTCCTTGCCAAGCTCGGTCATGCGGGCGCGCATGGCGATGGCGAGGCGCACGGCATCGCCTGCCGGGTCGTCGCAGGGGATAGGGTCGTTGAAAAGTACCATTATCCCGTCGCCCATGCGGTGATCGACTCCTGCGCCATGGGCGTTGATCAGCTTGCCCATTTCTTCGTGGTAGGTTTGCAGCACCTCGATGGTTTCTTCGGGCTCGGCAGTTTCGCAGAAGGCGGTAAAGCCGCGGATGTCGCAGAATAATACGCCCAGTAACGCACGATGGCTGGACAACATCTTGTCCGCGCCCTGACTTATCACTGTCTCTGCCACGGCCGCTGGCAAGAACTGCTTGAGCCGTCCCACACGTTCGATTTCGCCCACCTGTTCGCTGACCCGCTCGCTGAGTTCATCATTCAAGATTTCCAGTGCTTTGAACTGTCGCACGTTCTCAATGGCGATCACCGCTTGCCTGCCAAAAGACTCGATCAAAGTGACTTCCTCGTCGGAGAACGCCCGCACTTCTTTACGGTGCAGACTGATACACCCAAAAGCAATTCCGTTCTCCAGCAGCGGCACAATCAACCGACTGCGCATTCCGACCTTGTCCACCAACTTTTTAGCTGTGGGGTCGCCATTCAAGTAATATGGGTCATCCCGATTGTCGGCAATATTCATCGTGCGCGAGTCTCGATAACACTGACCCATGGCCGAAACGTTTTCCCGCGGAAATTCTAAACCAACAGAGACCAGAGCTTCGCCCTTTTGGTCTTGGTTTTGGGCAATGCTTGCCAGCCTCGTGGCGTCGCCTGCAGAATTCAACAGCCATAATCCAGCGCCTGCTGCATCGCACAATTTGACGGAATTCTGAGTTATAGCATCCAGTACCGGCTGTTCGTCGTGTCGGTTCTGGCTGATAACTGCAAGAATTTCCCGACTTGCGGCTTCCCGCTCACGCAACCTATCGACTTCAGCTCGCAGGCTGACATTTTCGTCTTCCGTTGTTCGGTCCTGCATCCGCGCTGCTCCGATATCTTCTTCCTTTATAAACAGAGACGGTCGGAAGAAGTGTGACTATCTTGCTCTCGACGTGGAAAAGGCGTCAATTCCCCTGTGTAAGATTGCCTGACCCGTCGCGCCCCTTCCGCGATCCAGCAGCTCTGTTTTGGGCCCCGGCCCGAAGTGCGCCGTCAGTGTGACGCCTATCGGCCCAATACCCCGAGACATCTGTCAGCACCGCGCACAATCCGAGGCGCTTGTCGATCTCAAGGCACACCGACCCACGCGCCGAAAGCTGTGACGAGACCATCATTGAAAAGCAGCAGACAAGAAAGGGTGGCGACATGCACGGCCCTTTCTTCATGAATTTTGTCAGACTACATGGTCCAGGCCATCCGTGCAGGGTGGTATTCGAACCCGATATGGTGCTCTGCGCCAACCAATCCTTCTTTGGTATGGTTGTAAAGCGACCGCCAGTAAGGTTGGATCGTAACCCCCTCTGACTGGATCATGGCTTCGCCTTCCATCATCAGCTTGCGACGGGCTTCGACATCAGGTGTTGCCAGCGCCCTTTCCAATAGCGCGTCGAAGTCTGGATTGGCCCAGCCAAATTCGTTCCACGCCGCGCCGGAACGATAGGCTAGCGCCCAGATTTGCACACCCAAAGGTCGTGCATTCCAGTTGGTCGAGGAGAACGGATATTTCGTCCAGTTGTTCCAGAAAGTCGACCCAGGCAAGACTGTCCGCTTGACCTTAATTCCTGCATCACGCAACTGGGCTGCCACCGCATCAGTGGTGTCCTTTCGGTATGAGTCGTCGATGGAGAACAGCTCATGCTCGTAATCACCCATGCCTGCTTCTTCCATCAGTGCCTTAGCTGCAGCGGGATCACTCTTGCGCGGGGCAATTTCGGCATACTCCGGGTGCATTGGACCGACATGGTGGTTTTCCGCAACTAGTCCGCGCCCAGCATAGCCAAGCTCAAGCAGCACAGCGTTGTCCACCGCCATGCTTATGGCCTGACGCACGCGCAGGTCTTCGTAGGGGCGCTTGCCATCAACTTCGGCCAGCTGGTTTGGCCGGATCACGATGGTTGCAGCGGTTGCAATGCTGTTTTCATTCCAACCGTCCAATGTGCCGAAGATGTCAACGAATTCACCATCGATGCCATAGGTTGCGTCGATCTCGTCGGCGTCGGCTGCTGCGACAGTCGCCGATGGGTCTGTGCCATAATCAATGTATTCCAGCCGATCAATGTAGGGACCGCTGTAAACATCAGTTCCCCACCACCTGAAGTCGGAATTGCGAACGAGCACACCCTTGACGCCAACCTCAAGCAACTCAGGCAGATAAGGACCAGTGCCGATCGGGTTTTCCAGCATTGTCTCAGGATCAAAAGACGAATGCACGATAGCAGCAGGATAATCGGCCATTCCCGGGATTAACGTAATATCGGGACGCTGCAGCATCAGCTTTACGGTGTGGGCATCGACCACGACGATCCCACCATCGATAACTTTGCCGCTCGCTTCATCGGTCAGGGTCGCAAAACGGCCTGCCATTGAGTTGCCTTCAACGTTCTTGTCACACCATGCAGTGATATTGCGAGCCACGTCATTAGCAGTGAAGTCGTCGCCATTGTTCCACTTGACGCCTTTGCGAACATTCAGCGTGTATTCAGTGGCGTTGTCATTGAGTTCCCAACTTTCCAGCAGGGCGGGCGTGAATGTACCGTCATTTTCCCAGATCGCCAGATACTCCAGCCAGCCACGGCTGAAGTTTGCAATCTGTGACCAGTCATAAGTGCGTGGGTCTTTCAGGGCGCGTACTGCCATCTGCATGCGGACGGTGCCGCCTTCTTTGTGGGCTGCGGCTTGGACGGGTGCTGCCATGCCCAGCATCCCGTAGGCGGTCGCGGCGGTGGCACCAAATGCGCTGGCGAGAGCCAGAAACTCGCGTCGGTTCAAAGGATTCTTCTTCGCTGCCTCCGCAGAACCCAGAATTGACTGCGGCAGCGGCTTACCGGTGCGTGTAAAAAAACTCATGATCTTCCTCTCAGTTAGATGTGCCAGCAAAGTTTTGGGCGGTCACGATCTCCCGGACTATTGCCAGGCCGCAGTGGGTGATGGAGTTGATCTCATGTTAAGGTAGTTGACTAGCCTGAAATCAACCCCCTCCTCCACCAGAGCGGCCATTCGTAGATCGTGCAGCATTCTAGCGGCCAAAACGTAGGTCCGCGGGACAAATCCGTCGTCAGCTTGAGATGACAAAGTTATTCTGCGGCTATCCCGTTTCGAACGTCTAGGACCTGTTGCGTGATCTGGTCAATATGGCGTCCGTCGGTGCCGCAACACCCGCCCCAAACGTGGACGTGAGGAAAACGTCTGGCCAAAGTGGCCATCTGACCGCCGAGTTCCTCGGGATCGCCGTCCTCAAGATGCCCAAGCTTGCATAGGTCGAGCGTTTCCATAGCGACGGCATTCGGCATGAAGCCACCCAGTCGCTCTGTCCAGGCACCATCGGTGAGTGCTGGCTCGAACTCAGTCGGATGAGTGCAGTTGATCATATAGTAAGCAGGAGCTTTCTCAGTCGCCACATCAACCTTTGTGATCGCCTCTTCCAGTGTCTCTCCGCCGTTAAGTCTCCCACCTTTCGCAACGAAGAAAGAGATCACGACGGGAATGTCCGCCGCCTTCGCGGCCCGAGCGATACCGATCGCTTCTTCCGTGCTCGAAAACGTCAAGGCGCTTACAATATCGGCACCAGCCTTTTTGAAGGTCAGTATCTGTTCGGAATGGTAATCTTCGGCTTCCGCCGCGTCTGGCGTCCGGCCAACATTGTAGGCGTCACCGCGGGGGCCGATGACACCGCCGACGAGCATTGGTGTATCAGGGCTGTCATATTCGCGAGCAAAATCCTTGTAAAACTCGATCCCGCGAATGTTGATTTCCTCAAGAGCCTCGCTGGAAAACCCGATAAGCTCGCCCCAGTCCCGGCTGGCGCGGTAGTGAAGGCCCTCGTTGATGACACCAAACTTGTTTGCAACAGCCGTCTCAACAAGCTTGCGTTGATAGTCCCTTAAGCAAGCGACGCCGCGCTCATCATTAAGAAGCTCGAAAGCGCAGAAGTGGCGAAGTTCGAACCCATCGACATATTGCAGCCAGGTCTCGAACCCCCCGCCGCAAGTCATATGCTGGTTGTTCAGTTGCGGCAGTTCGCTCTGATCACTCATTCCACTTCCCTCCGTGATTTTCCCGGCAGGATAGCAGGAAAGCCGCAATTTGTCTTGCGAGAGGGTTTTCAGGGTCAACTTAAAGTCTGTCCGTTTTGGGCTCTCTGCGAGCCATCCGGCCGATATTGTCGGACGGCCGCTCAGCGGAGCCAGGCACTCACTTGGGCAGGCTATCAGGTCCCGGCTGGCCAGGCAAAGCTGGGTTGCAATGCCTCGTAGACCGGGCGACCATCCGATGGTTTAGGGTAGCCTTTGCTCTCGTCCCAGAACGCGTGATAGGTTGCATCAGGAAACGCCGCATCGTCGTAGCCCATTACATTTGGCACGGCGACCCGGATGCGCTTCTCCTTATCGTCCAGCATGAGAGCTGCCCCGCATTCAGAGCAGGTGCAAAGCTCCAGCGGACCGTCTGGGTTGTCCTTGTTGAACGGTTGCCTAGCCATCTTCTCGGGACGATCGGCTGTCAAATCACCCCAGTTGAAGAAAGCCACATGTGTGTGCTGCTGGCCGGTCACCGATTTGCAGACATTGCAGTGGCATTCATGGTTGTCGATCGGTTCGGCGGAAGCGCTTACACGCACGTGGTCGCATCCACCGTGATATTGGCTGGCCATTTAATCCTCCCTTTCTTTCGGCACCAGTTTATCCGGCACCTTGCGTCACAAGCATAGCACAGCGCCCGGAGAGTCGCGAAATTCTCATCTGTATCGAATTTTGTGACCGAGCCAAATGTTGCAAAAGGGCTCTGACCGGCCTTCCGCGTTGCGGCATGAACTGCTTGCCACGCATCATTCTAACCGACCTTCTCGGCCCAAAGCCGACCTTCATGCAATTTGCGTCTAACGGCAGGTTTGAGCCGATTGTGTTGAAAAACCCCGTTATTGACGAAAATCGAATAATTTTTCGCCTTAGAGAGTGACCAACTTTTGGAGGCGAGGGGGTCGGCCAATTTGGCCGGCTGCGGCTCCTGTGCCCGCACTATGCCTCTTACGGTCGATCTGTTCTGACTTTTGGGCTTAATGGGCAGCTGCGCAAAAATCGCGGATTTCAAATTTCAGAGTTTTTCAACACAATCAGCCCAGAGCAGACTCAATCAAAACCTGCTGTTTGCGTCTGCAGTATCTCTGTCTCCGCATGGGATGAGAGCCTATCAAACGACAACAAGAGACCGTGGCAGTTCGTGCTGGCCAAGTGATTTTGAAAGACGATAGAGTGAATGCTGAAAGCTCTCGACGTAAAGAGCCTTTCTATTTTGATAAGGGGACGAGGTAATTGGCGGAAGAGCAGAAACATTCATCAGTAGACAAGGCGAAAAGCGCACTCGGTGCGCTTCTAATTATGCCAATTGGTATTGTACTGGGTTTAATAGCACATGGGGGGGACAACACCTTTGCAGGGTATGCGCAATATTTTTTTATCTCCATTCTCGGGGTGTGTGTTGGTGGAGGGGTGTATGTACTACTAATCCACAACATCCTTGTAGCATTGACGTCAAAGATAGACTCATTTCGTGCTAGCTTTGTGGCTTCGGTCAATCGGAAATACGATCTCCAATCAACGCTGGTTTCTTTGGCGAACACGGTTGCTTCCGAAGAAGGCAAGATTCATGGAGGTATTGCGCGGGAACTTAGAAATGCCGCAGGCGATCTTGCGAGCAGCCAGAAGCCCTCAATTTTGCTAGCTAACTTGGCCGCAAGATTTCCCCAACTCCATAATATTGGAGGGTTCATGTCCGCACAGAACAGCGCTTCCGAGATTGAGCGTAAGATCGACGAAGACGTGCGGAACATTAATACTGAAATTGCAGCATACAACGAGATCGTGAGCAGTATTCCGTCAAGATTGGCGGCAGCGATCGCAAGCTTTCCTAAGCTTGATTTTGTGTCCTCTGTTGGCCTTGAGAATGAAGTTCACGAAAAAAGTGCGGCATAGCCCATCGCGGTGGTGTCAGACGGATGCGAACCAGTCTCTACAAGGACAGTGGGGCTGCACGACGTAACCATCACCTCCGAATTCCGGAAAGACTTCGATGGCTCGGGTGAGTTCAGCATGAGCTTTGACGGTGAAGCCGATAACGGCTTAAAAACATCCGGATTTGCCACCTTCAATGCCGCAGACCCCAGTGGCTTCACCGCAGGCCTCAAAGTCAGTGGCAAGTTCTGAACCAACTCTAAACAGGGTGCCAACAGGTGCCCTATTTCTTCAATACGAAGGCAAACCA
Protein-coding sequences here:
- a CDS encoding glycosylase; this translates as MFEWEKLGLVIDVESLKDRPEWFWEYAQAPNVIVHDDFVRVYFCCRPKPDAEGQFVSYGNYADLNRKDLFEIVELAEKPIMLLGDLGTFDEFGTYPISTIRDEDSTVYAYYGGWSRCESVPFNVSIGRSRSNDGGKTFEKEGKGPVLGHSLNDPFVVTSPKIRKYDNIWYLIYTAGVKWFISEDRPEIIYKLRLARSQDGLNWDRLDQNIIPDKLGEDEAQACGDVLLRNGVYHMFFCYREATDFRFAKDRTYRIGYARSEDMVHWERDDSKVGIDVSTTGWDADMVAYPTVFELDEQIYMLYLGNQVGRHGIGLARLKGDLT
- a CDS encoding formyltransferase family protein, which translates into the protein MGKTFKVCVCCSGGGGNFQALIDSQKSVGFTITKLIVDRDCKALERARDNDIPRIVLEKSRLQRSFFEAFDREVPEDTDLIVLAGFMPVIPQDICAKYHMKMINTHPSLLPAYGGKGMYGVRVQEAVLTNHEEFAGCSVHFVSPVVDGGELILQHKIRTRKNETAWDLGGRVFLAENALLPQAIGKIMRERGYLDV
- a CDS encoding bifunctional 2-polyprenyl-6-hydroxyphenol methylase/3-demethylubiquinol 3-O-methyltransferase UbiG, whose protein sequence is MAVERDYDAELKDTADHRYAYNFDLDVMHKYMVRSCEPFFRPGSVLELGSYMGDFTRRLVSRFDDVTCVEASREAVTKSRATLPDTVELHQGLFETIDLPRRYDNIVLTHVLEHLDDPVHVMQRINTEWLAPGGRFFLICPNANAPSRQIAVKMGLITHNAAITPAEEAHGHRITYSLDTLERDAAAAGLKIVHRSGIFFKALANFQWDQLLNTDIISDEYLDGCFMLGQQYPDLCSSIFLVCEAGEGRG
- a CDS encoding glycosyltransferase family 2 protein translates to MDSSLSLSVCIPAYSMDGMGAKYLRVSLDILAKQNFPNFEVVVADQSDDRNIADLCSSYADMTVRHLDTRHLKRQGSANTNAAINAAQNEIVKILFQDDFLNGDDALTKIAHAFGDPEVKWIVTGSEHTRDGHTLIRPFVPKFHDRIQFGKNTISSPSVLALHRENAPRFDEDLIWLMDVDYYKQCSLRFGLPKVLCEPLVVNRQHSGQVSESVRRARVRQELRHVRQKYATHMSWGDWMHYVGRLRRSFL
- a CDS encoding replication-relaxation family protein: MSRSAPTIRTNIRPTARELRWFAHIDRHGPQSSEFLIELTRDTHRCKDTALRRLQALRGAGYLFLPPQQKQIAKADFHPFVYDLTPIGSEYLSYEQPLERHCRPAGHWWHGFWTSSVSSAIEINAMQTGLEYIPAARILSIKDSSLAIPLSTGSVIPDQLFAIKYLDGYRAYALEVDRGTEPMRSNAARKSLQRSLLQYREVLDQKLHQKHYGLKCNLMVSWVFLSKARERQFAELFENVDKTMVSKIFEKQFPVIDALISTITDSDVL
- a CDS encoding adenylate/guanylate cyclase domain-containing protein encodes the protein MQDRTTEDENVSLRAEVDRLREREAASREILAVISQNRHDEQPVLDAITQNSVKLCDAAGAGLWLLNSAGDATRLASIAQNQDQKGEALVSVGLEFPRENVSAMGQCYRDSRTMNIADNRDDPYYLNGDPTAKKLVDKVGMRSRLIVPLLENGIAFGCISLHRKEVRAFSDEEVTLIESFGRQAVIAIENVRQFKALEILNDELSERVSEQVGEIERVGRLKQFLPAAVAETVISQGADKMLSSHRALLGVLFCDIRGFTAFCETAEPEETIEVLQTYHEEMGKLINAHGAGVDHRMGDGIMVLFNDPIPCDDPAGDAVRLAIAMRARMTELGKDWKRMGFRLGFGVGVTLGYATVGIVGYEGRSDYTASGTAINVASRLCEMAEDGEILLSTRAAIAVEDDFTSVSTGEVTLKGIREPVEVFRLADGATA